A genome region from Microbacterium profundi includes the following:
- a CDS encoding OsmC family protein, which yields MTLGEHRYALTATWQGNRGTGTSGYRDYSRDVTIEVEGKPVMLASADKPFRGDPERWNPEDMLIASLSECHLLSYLHACVGAGVVVVSYIDRASGVMREDGRGGGAFTEVLLRPEVVVADASMIEAAESAHKDAHRMCFIANSVNFPVRHEASVTSR from the coding sequence ATGACTCTCGGCGAACACCGGTACGCACTCACCGCCACCTGGCAGGGCAACCGCGGCACCGGAACGAGCGGGTACCGCGACTACTCCAGAGACGTCACGATCGAGGTCGAAGGCAAGCCGGTCATGCTCGCGTCGGCCGACAAGCCGTTCCGCGGTGATCCGGAGCGCTGGAACCCTGAGGACATGCTGATCGCCTCATTGTCCGAGTGCCACCTGCTGTCGTATCTGCATGCATGCGTCGGTGCAGGCGTGGTCGTCGTGTCCTACATCGACCGCGCCAGCGGAGTGATGCGCGAGGACGGCAGAGGCGGAGGCGCCTTCACCGAGGTTCTGCTGCGTCCTGAAGTCGTCGTCGCGGATGCGTCGATGATCGAGGCAGCCGAGAGCGCCCACAAGGACGCGCACCGGATGTGCTTCATCGCGAACTCGGTGAACTTCCCGGTCCGCCACGAGGCATCGGTCACGTCTCGCTGA
- a CDS encoding asparaginase, producing the protein MLETFTVADAVELAVVERSGFIESRHAGSAIVLSPDGDVVRRLGNPDALVLPRSSLKPLQAIACVTAGAELAGEQLAISTASHVGTDRHVDLVREILTAGGLTEDDLGCPSTWPRDTGTRDELVREHGRPTRIRMDCSGKHAAMLRACVATGWPTEGYLHPSHPLQLHIREVVERLSGEKIAHTAVDGCGAPIHAITLAGLGRAIHRIGSASERSPFALHRVAGTLVRAVKENPWTIEGSGRADTIAIETLGVFAKSGAEGIMTMVAPDGTTVVLKMLDGGARALVIVAATLLARAGALSEADLATLANALPLAVLGGGSDVGMIRPGAAV; encoded by the coding sequence GTGCTGGAGACTTTCACTGTTGCGGATGCTGTCGAACTCGCCGTCGTCGAACGCAGCGGATTCATCGAATCCCGCCATGCCGGTTCGGCCATCGTCCTGTCGCCGGACGGAGATGTCGTGCGCCGGTTGGGAAACCCTGACGCGTTGGTCCTCCCCCGCTCCAGTCTGAAGCCGCTTCAGGCCATCGCATGCGTCACTGCGGGCGCCGAGCTGGCGGGTGAACAGCTGGCGATCTCCACGGCGAGTCACGTCGGCACCGATCGTCACGTCGATCTGGTCCGCGAGATCCTGACCGCCGGCGGTCTCACAGAAGACGACCTCGGCTGTCCCTCGACGTGGCCGCGAGACACCGGCACGCGCGACGAACTCGTCCGAGAGCACGGACGACCCACGCGCATCCGGATGGACTGCTCCGGCAAGCATGCCGCGATGCTTCGCGCGTGCGTCGCCACCGGCTGGCCGACCGAGGGATATCTGCATCCGTCGCATCCGCTGCAGCTTCACATCCGCGAGGTGGTCGAACGCCTGAGCGGCGAGAAGATCGCGCACACGGCGGTGGACGGATGCGGTGCGCCGATCCACGCGATCACCCTCGCCGGGCTCGGACGTGCCATTCACCGGATCGGGTCCGCCTCCGAGCGATCGCCGTTCGCCCTGCATCGGGTCGCGGGCACCCTTGTCCGCGCTGTCAAGGAGAACCCGTGGACGATCGAGGGCTCCGGACGAGCGGACACGATCGCGATCGAGACACTCGGCGTGTTCGCCAAGAGCGGTGCTGAAGGGATCATGACGATGGTCGCCCCTGACGGTACGACCGTCGTGCTCAAGATGCTCGACGGCGGCGCACGCGCACTCGTGATCGTCGCGGCGACACTGCTCGCTCGCGCCGGAGCACTGAGCGAAGCCGATCTGGCGACGCTCGCCAACGCACTTCCCCTCGCCGTCCTCGGCGGAGGGAGCGACGTCGGGATGATCCGTCCCGGCGCCGCCGTCTGA